One window of Cryobacterium arcticum genomic DNA carries:
- the gmk gene encoding guanylate kinase codes for MADNRPTPPDVDRVAASRAAVAARRARAFVKAQVAAGERTALDVLAAAVKDPNGVEGRLRVTELLVSIPAIGVTKMQRIMTRLEISPSKRLGGLGKHQRDRLRDFLAARPTNRRGAPDSHLIVLAGPTAVGKGTVAAYIREHRPEVHLSVSATTRAPRAGEVEGVSYFFVSDAEFDRMIAAGELLEYATVHNAYRYGTPRGPVEAAIKDGNSVLLEIDIQGARAVRRAMPEARLVFLLPPSWDELVRRLIGRGTEDSAEQSRRLETAKLELAAQGEFDYRVVNTDVAEAAEEVVDLMKIRTSATPS; via the coding sequence GTGGCTGACAATCGCCCTACCCCACCCGACGTCGATCGCGTCGCGGCCTCCCGCGCCGCCGTTGCCGCCCGACGAGCCCGAGCTTTCGTGAAGGCCCAGGTCGCAGCCGGTGAGCGCACCGCGCTCGACGTGCTCGCCGCCGCCGTCAAGGACCCCAACGGGGTCGAGGGCCGACTGCGCGTCACCGAGCTGCTCGTGAGCATCCCGGCCATCGGGGTGACCAAGATGCAGCGCATCATGACGCGGCTGGAGATCTCGCCGTCCAAGCGCCTGGGCGGCCTCGGCAAGCACCAGCGCGACCGGCTCCGCGACTTCCTCGCCGCCCGGCCCACCAACCGCCGCGGCGCCCCGGACTCCCACCTCATCGTCCTCGCCGGCCCCACTGCCGTCGGCAAGGGAACCGTCGCCGCGTACATCCGCGAACACCGCCCCGAGGTGCACCTCTCTGTCTCGGCCACCACCCGTGCGCCCCGCGCGGGCGAGGTGGAGGGCGTGAGCTACTTCTTCGTGTCGGATGCCGAATTCGACCGCATGATCGCCGCCGGCGAGCTGCTCGAGTACGCGACCGTGCACAACGCCTACCGGTACGGAACCCCCCGCGGCCCCGTCGAAGCGGCGATCAAGGACGGCAACAGCGTTTTGCTGGAGATCGACATCCAGGGCGCCCGTGCCGTGCGCCGGGCCATGCCGGAGGCCCGACTGGTCTTCCTGCTGCCGCCCAGCTGGGACGAGCTGGTGCGCCGTCTGATCGGCCGGGGCACCGAGGATTCGGCCGAACAGAGCCGCCGGCTCGAGACCGCGAAGCTTGAATTGGCCGCTCAGGGCGAGTTCGATTACCGTGTCGTGAACACCGACGTGGCCGAAGCAGCCGAAGAAGTCGTAGACTTGATGAAGATTCGCACGTCAGCGACGCCGTCGTAG
- the rpoZ gene encoding DNA-directed RNA polymerase subunit omega: MPNKPTGIIDPPIDDLLTKVDSKYALVIFASKRARQINDYYADLHEGSLFDNVGPLVDSTVDDKPLSVALREINEDKLTSKPIVE, translated from the coding sequence GTGCCCAACAAGCCCACTGGCATCATTGACCCGCCCATCGACGACCTGCTGACCAAGGTCGATTCCAAGTACGCACTGGTGATCTTCGCGTCCAAGCGCGCCCGCCAGATCAACGACTACTACGCGGACCTGCACGAAGGCAGCCTGTTCGACAACGTCGGACCGCTCGTCGACTCCACCGTTGACGACAAGCCGCTGTCCGTGGCACTGCGCGAAATCAACGAGGACAAGCTCACCTCGAAGCCCATCGTCGAGTAA
- the pyrF gene encoding orotidine-5'-phosphate decarboxylase, with protein MTPADAVSQTEPVVSAGSFGERLNGAFGRFGRLCVGIDPHSWLLTEWGLPDTAAGAERFGRLVVEASAGLVGIVKPQVAFYERFGSAGYLALERVLGDARAAGLLVIADVKRGDLGTSVEAYGQAWLSPGSPLEADAITLNPYMGVGSLASTIALAADANKGLFLLAATSNPEAAALQQAVLAGGAQAGRTVAASVLDQVQDINSAATGHAGMGSVGVVLGATVALADFGIDIHAPSTAVTTPVLAPGFGHQGANSADVASLFGGYAQGVIVSESRSVLSAGPHHVADEITRRVTEAGATRG; from the coding sequence GTGACCCCAGCCGACGCCGTGAGCCAGACCGAACCGGTCGTATCCGCCGGTTCCTTCGGCGAACGCCTGAACGGGGCGTTCGGCCGGTTCGGCAGGCTCTGCGTCGGGATCGACCCGCACTCCTGGTTGCTCACCGAGTGGGGCCTGCCCGACACCGCCGCCGGAGCCGAGCGCTTCGGCCGGCTGGTCGTTGAGGCATCCGCCGGCCTGGTGGGCATTGTCAAGCCACAGGTGGCGTTCTACGAGCGGTTCGGCTCCGCCGGCTACCTCGCCCTCGAACGAGTGCTCGGCGACGCACGCGCCGCCGGGCTGCTGGTCATCGCCGATGTCAAACGCGGCGATCTGGGCACCAGCGTCGAGGCCTACGGGCAGGCCTGGCTCAGCCCTGGCTCACCGCTCGAGGCCGACGCGATCACCCTCAACCCGTACATGGGTGTGGGGTCGCTCGCGAGCACCATCGCCCTGGCCGCGGATGCGAACAAGGGACTTTTCCTGCTCGCGGCGACCTCCAACCCGGAGGCCGCCGCCCTGCAGCAGGCGGTGCTCGCCGGGGGAGCGCAGGCCGGACGCACCGTGGCCGCCTCGGTGCTCGACCAGGTGCAGGACATCAACTCGGCCGCGACCGGCCACGCGGGAATGGGCTCCGTCGGTGTGGTGCTCGGCGCCACCGTCGCCCTGGCCGATTTCGGCATCGACATCCACGCCCCGTCCACCGCCGTCACCACTCCGGTGCTCGCTCCGGGCTTCGGCCATCAGGGGGCGAATTCCGCCGATGTGGCGAGTTTGTTTGGCGGATACGCTCAAGGCGTTATCGTGAGTGAATCGCGCAGCGTGTTATCGGCAGGTCCACACCATGTTGCCGACGAGATAACACGCCGAGTAACCGAAGCTGGAGCGACCCGTGGCTGA